From the genome of Falco peregrinus isolate bFalPer1 chromosome W, bFalPer1.pri, whole genome shotgun sequence, one region includes:
- the LOC129783144 gene encoding LOW QUALITY PROTEIN: integrator complex subunit 6-like (The sequence of the model RefSeq protein was modified relative to this genomic sequence to represent the inferred CDS: inserted 1 base in 1 codon), producing MPILLFLIDXAHLDTTDLDVAKGAVETFMKLRARDPAGRGNRYMLVTFEEPPYAIKAGWKKNHAMFMNELKNLQAEGLTTLGKSLRTAFDLLNLNRLVTGIDNCGQGG from the exons ATGCCCATCTTACTCTTCCTGATAG GCGCCCATCTGGACACCACCGATCTGGACGTAGCCAAAGGCGCTGTAGAGACTTTCATGAAG CTCCGAGCCCGGGACCCGGCCGGCAGGGGAAACAGGTACATGCTGGTCACTTTCGAGGAGCCTCCCTACGCTATCAAG gctggctggaagaaaaaCCATGCAATGTTTATGAATGAACTGAAAAACCTTCAGGCAGAAGGACTTACGACACTTGGCAAGTCCCTAAGGACAGCTTTTGATTTATTAAACTTAAATAGATTAGTAACTGGCATAGACAACTGTGGGCAGGGAGGTTGA